In Brachyspira hampsonii, the following are encoded in one genomic region:
- a CDS encoding DUF4253 domain-containing protein, whose protein sequence is MNENIKFITDFIKCDYEILECGLKDDTKIMNWYKENLEKGKKEGYTPLIIIPTDILTEAIEMFLEDNDAEIEDSKKLINEYIEKSKEINYKEYLHQNIEDIYDDKEYIEEIKKSFNAPIVEGFEVVNSFCSYYDYSLDNPVTVDLILAKIPTVNPYELACYIPMGGFNDCPNHETQTAIFKYWYEKYNAYPAVVGYDTWELWVEKQPQTDEEARELAIEHYYFCFDRVDQSGEDYDHGKLAGTLLKSDVWYFWWD, encoded by the coding sequence ATGAATGAGAATATAAAATTTATAACAGATTTTATAAAATGCGATTATGAAATACTTGAATGCGGACTTAAAGATGATACTAAAATAATGAATTGGTATAAAGAAAATTTGGAGAAAGGAAAAAAAGAAGGATACACTCCTTTAATAATAATACCTACAGATATACTCACTGAAGCGATTGAAATGTTTTTGGAAGATAATGATGCAGAAATTGAAGATTCAAAAAAATTAATAAATGAATATATAGAAAAATCCAAAGAAATAAACTATAAAGAATATTTGCATCAGAATATTGAAGATATTTATGATGATAAAGAATATATTGAAGAAATAAAAAAATCATTCAATGCTCCTATAGTAGAAGGCTTTGAAGTTGTAAATAGTTTTTGTTCCTATTATGATTATAGTTTAGATAATCCTGTTACGGTTGATTTAATATTAGCAAAAATTCCTACTGTTAATCCTTATGAATTGGCATGCTATATTCCTATGGGCGGATTTAATGACTGTCCTAATCATGAAACTCAGACAGCAATTTTCAAGTATTGGTATGAAAAATATAATGCCTATCCTGCAGTAGTTGGTTATGATACTTGGGAGCTTTGGGTAGAAAAACAGCCTCAAACTGACGAGGAAGCTAGAGAACTTGCTATAGAACATTATTATTTCTGTTTTGACAGAGTTGATCAATCTGGCGAAGATTATGATCATGGAAAATTAGCTGGTACATTATTAAAATCAGATGTTTGGTATTTCTGGTGGGATTAA
- the ptsP gene encoding phosphoenolpyruvate--protein phosphotransferase: MPDKRTILNGNGVGDDVAIGNSFFYTPYLNTPIYKIEESDVEEEYKRFDEAVKKSINEIELLQNHVDNNIKNILHTHILMLQDKVIEKQVKEEVKEKLLNIEHVYDTIISGYLNKLSSINNKMLSERSSDIVDIKSRLIRNLIQPHSGDYSQAPKDSIVIAKTLTPSDVLKFNAIGVAGFIIESGGYTSHAAILAKSFGITTIFNIADISSKIKNGRKIIIDCKSNIVIMNPSKIDIDNYTILAENIKKLKEKLISDAREKALTKDNIEIKVHANIDMPEEIESLLKFGVDSIGLYRTEFLYIFSDEEIASELPTEETQFQVYKTIASKIKGKVIIRTLDIGGDKISPALGLEFKEDNPFLGWRAIRFCLSNKQLFKDQIKALLRASHYGNIEIMIPMISTLEEFIETKNFIEDIKRELRNENKNFNEKIKIGVLIETPSAAAIIDLIVKEADFLSIGSNDLVQYMMACDRTNEKLIYLYNPIDISVLRTLKRVIKIANENNKPVTLCGEMGGVPEYTPVLLGLGIRELSMSVTSIAKVKNIIRNISIEECEDLVNKMLDKCDNNFSRSILKDFLRKTYKIN; the protein is encoded by the coding sequence ATGCCTGATAAAAGAACGATATTAAATGGAAATGGAGTTGGCGATGATGTGGCTATAGGAAATTCTTTTTTTTATACTCCATACCTGAATACACCCATATACAAAATAGAAGAATCTGATGTAGAAGAAGAATATAAACGATTTGATGAAGCTGTCAAAAAATCTATAAATGAAATAGAATTATTACAAAATCATGTAGATAATAATATCAAAAATATATTACATACTCATATATTAATGCTTCAAGATAAAGTAATAGAAAAACAAGTAAAAGAAGAAGTTAAAGAAAAATTACTTAATATAGAACATGTATATGATACTATAATATCAGGATATCTTAATAAATTATCATCTATAAATAATAAAATGCTTTCAGAAAGAAGCAGCGATATAGTTGATATAAAATCAAGACTGATAAGAAATTTAATACAGCCTCATTCAGGAGATTATTCTCAGGCACCAAAAGATAGTATTGTAATAGCAAAAACACTTACACCTAGCGATGTATTAAAATTTAATGCCATAGGAGTTGCGGGATTTATAATAGAAAGCGGCGGATATACCTCCCATGCGGCAATACTTGCTAAATCTTTCGGCATAACAACTATATTCAACATAGCCGACATATCAAGCAAAATAAAAAACGGAAGAAAAATAATAATAGACTGTAAAAGCAATATAGTTATAATGAATCCAAGCAAAATAGATATAGATAATTATACTATATTGGCAGAAAATATAAAAAAATTAAAAGAAAAATTAATATCAGATGCTAGAGAAAAAGCTTTAACAAAAGATAATATAGAAATAAAAGTACATGCTAATATAGATATGCCTGAAGAAATAGAAAGTTTATTAAAGTTTGGTGTAGATTCTATAGGCTTGTATAGAACAGAATTTTTATATATATTTTCAGATGAGGAAATAGCATCAGAGCTTCCTACAGAAGAAACTCAATTTCAAGTATATAAAACTATAGCCTCTAAAATAAAAGGAAAAGTAATAATACGAACTTTAGATATAGGCGGAGATAAAATATCACCAGCTTTGGGATTAGAGTTCAAAGAAGATAATCCTTTCTTAGGGTGGCGTGCTATAAGATTCTGCTTATCTAATAAACAATTATTTAAAGATCAGATAAAAGCACTGCTTAGAGCTTCTCATTATGGAAATATAGAAATAATGATTCCTATGATAAGCACTTTAGAAGAATTTATTGAAACTAAAAATTTTATAGAAGATATTAAAAGAGAATTAAGAAATGAAAATAAAAATTTCAATGAGAAAATAAAAATAGGGGTTTTAATAGAAACGCCTTCAGCTGCTGCTATAATAGATTTAATAGTAAAAGAAGCTGATTTCTTATCCATAGGCTCTAATGATTTAGTTCAGTATATGATGGCATGCGACAGAACTAATGAAAAGCTGATATACTTGTATAATCCTATAGATATATCAGTTCTTAGGACATTAAAAAGAGTTATAAAAATAGCTAATGAAAATAATAAGCCCGTAACTTTATGCGGCGAAATGGGAGGTGTTCCTGAATATACTCCTGTACTATTAGGACTAGGAATAAGAGAACTTTCAATGTCTGTAACATCTATTGCTAAAGTAAAAAATATTATTAGAAACATAAGCATAGAAGAATGCGAAGATTTAGTAAACAAAATGCTTGATAAATGCGATAATAATTTTTCAAGGTCAATTTTAAAAGATTTTTTAAGAAAAACATACAAAATTAATTAA